Genomic window (Sediminispirochaeta smaragdinae DSM 11293):
TCAATGGTTTTGCTGTCGTCATATGGGATCCTCCCGATATCAATCATAGAAAGCTGCAAAGAGTCTCGCAATAAAACTTTCTTTTTCTCTTAAATCATAGTAAATTAGTATGGTATTAAAAGAACCATGAGGAGGTTTTTTATGTCGTTTATCACACCGGATTTACCATATGCCTATGATGCACTTGAACCCTACATTGATGAGCGCACCATGCGCGTACACCACGACAAGCACCATGCAGGCTATACCGCCAAGCTCAACAATGCGGTAGAGGGTACCGTGTATGCGGGAAAGTCTATCGAAGAGCTCCTTGCCGGGCTTGATGCACTGCCTGAGAATATTCGTACCGGGGTACGGAACAACGGCGGTGGTCACTACAACCACTCCCTTTTCTGGAAGGTGATGGGGCCCAAGGGAGGAGGCAAACCCGAGGGGGCACTTGCCGAAAAGATCGATAGCTCTTTCGGCGGTTTTGATGTCTTTATTTCGGAATTCTCCGCTGCTGCAGCTAGTCGTTTCGGAAGCGGTTGGGCCTGGCTGGCTGTCGACCCGAACGGTTCATTGAGCGTTTTGAGTACGGCAAATCAGGATAGCCCCTTAACCCAAGGGCTTGTGCCGATTCTGGGCCTCGATGTCTGGGAACACGCCTATTACCTGAAGTATCAGAACCGGCGGCCTGAATATATCGAGAGTTTTTTCAAGGTGATCAACTGGCCGAAGGTCGCCGAACTTTACAAAGCGGCCATCTAAGAACGTATTCTACTATTCCCTCCATTGTACCCCGAATCGCTCCTGCGATTCGGGGTTTTTTACGATGTTTACAAAGGGCTGTATTTTTTCGCCGGGATCTGGTATAACAGAGGGGTATAATTCTGGATGTGATGTCCTTGTTTCGGGATAGCACTTTGATGTGAAAACAAGATCTGAACATATATACCGCGCCTGTCGGGAAAATGAGAGATGAAATAATGTTTCCAACAATGGCAGCCTTTCATAGAAGCCTCCACCAATGCCCTGTTCTTTCCATGTTTGTTATATGTTTCCAGGGGATGCTGGAAAATTACCGGTATGTGGGCAATAGTAAGATATGGAGAGCACGGTGATGTGATCGCCAGACAGGGGTGGCCCCTCAGGACTGCCCCTGTTTTGTATAATCTGATAGGTTTCGGCACGGGAAGAGCATGTTGCGGCTGCCTTACCTTCGGCCGTGATCGATAAGGGACGGGAGCAGTGGATTGCGGCGGGTACCTTTTTACCTTCAAGGCTGAAGGGAATGGGGGAAGGTGCGCGCTTTTGGCTCTTCCAAGGCTCCCCGATGTATTGTGTATGATGAAAACGATAGGGGTATAATGGTGTTGGATAGTATTGATGTTGTGGTAATCGGGGCCGGGGCGGCCGGTATTACCGCCGCCCGTCAGGCGGCGGAATGTGGAAAACGGGTGCTTGTCATAGAAAAGCGCTCCCATATCGGCGGCCACTGCTATGATCGGCTGGATGAAAATGGGATTTACATCCACCAGTACGGGCCCCATATCTTTCATACGAAAAATCGCCGGGTATGGGATTTTCTCTCCCGTTTTACCGAGTGGCATTATTACCAGCATCGGGTATTGGGGCTGATCGATGGAAGGCTTGTGCCGATTCCCTTTAATTTGCATAGCCTGGAAGCGCTTTTTCCAAAAAGCCGCCAGGCAGGGCTGGAACGGAAGCTGATCGATACCTTCGGTTTCGGCTCCAGGGTTCCGATCAGAACGCTTAAGGCTTCGGATGATGATGAGCTCAAGGAGCTTTCCGAGTTCATCTACGAGAAGGTTTTTCTCCACTATACGGCAAAGCAGTGGGGTGTTGACCCTGAGGCGGTGGACCCTTCGGTCTCCGACCGGGTTCCGGTGGTGCTTTCCAGGGACGACCGCTACTTTGCCGATCCCTTTCAGGGGATTCCCCGTGCAGGTTACACGGCTATGTTTTCCGCCATGGCGGATCATCCTTCCATCCATCTGCTGCTACAGTGCGACGGCCGTGATCTGATCCGGCTTGAGGCGGGTACGATTTTTCTTGAAGGAAGGCCGTTTAGCGGAGAGGTGATCTATACGGGGCCTGTGGACGAGTTATTTGCTTCCTGCGAGGGGCCGCTTCCCTACCGCTCTCTGGATATCCGTTTCGAGGCGATGGATGTCGACCGCTACCAGGAGGCTGCCGTGGTCAACTATCCGAACAACTACGATTTTACCCGCATCACGGAGTTTAAGCAGTTTCAGCTTTCCCCGCCTTTAGGCAGGAGTGTGGTGTGCAGGGAGTACCCCTGCGGCTATGAGAAGGGGCGGAACAACCCCTATTACGTGATAAAAAACGGTGATACCGAGGCGCTGTTCGGTCGCTACAAGGCCTTGGCCGATGGGTATTCCAACCTGCATCTTTTGGGACGGCTTGCCGAATACCGCTACTACGACATGGACAAGGTGATGGAGAGTGCGCTTGGCCTTGTCTCAAGTCTTTTTATGCGATAAAACCGATCTGGAGTATACCTGTGTTGAGATATATAAGGCAATTTTTTCGTGATCTCAAAAAATATCGACACTATACGGCCTATGCCGTAAAGTCTGATCTGAAGGCCGAGCTGAGTAATACCATCCTGGGCTACTTCTGGTGGCTTCTGGATCCCTTTTTGAATATGCTTGTCTATACCTTTCTGGTACAGGGGATCTTTAGAAGAGCGACCCCTGCCTATCCTGTCTATCTTTTTTGTGCGCTCTTACCCTGGAAGGTCGCAACGACCACCATGGGTCAGAGTACCAGGTGCATCAGGGCTAATGCGGGGATCATTAAGCAGGTGTATCTTCCAAAGTTTATCCTGCCGCTGGTGGTTGTCTTTACCAACAGCATCAAGCTCGCCTTTGGTCTGTTAATTCTGGGGGCTATGCTGTGGGTCTACCATATACCCCTTTCCTGGCACGTTGTGGAGTTTATTCCTGCCTTTCTTGTCTTCCTGCTTTTCTACTATTCCATCGGCCTAATCTTTACCCATATCGGGGTCCTGTTCGATGATATGAGCCATCTGGTGGGCTACCTTGTCATGTTCTGGTACTTTGCCTCTCCGGGGATATGGAGCCTTGATCAGCTGCCTGCAAAAGTCGGTAAGCTTATTTGGTATAACCCAAACACGGCCTTTTTTATGAGTTTTCGCAATACGCTGATGTATGGGGCCTCTCCCTATTACAAATATCTGGGATTGTGGGCCGTTGTTAGCATCCTTCTTATGCTGATTGGTATTCCGCTGTTGTATCGCTCCGATAAGAACTACAGTAAGGTGATCTGATATGAGCGATAAGAAAAAAACTATTCTGGAAGTTGCGGATGTTCATCTAAAGTATTCCTTTTACCGATCTCAGGCTATGAAAGAAGTGATCTTGCAGCGAAAGCGCAAAGAGAAGAAAGTGTTCGAAGCCTTAAGAGGTATTTCTTTTTCTCTTGATTCCGGAATGAATTTAGGAGTCATCGGTTCAAATGGATCGGGGAAATCGACGCTTTTACGGGTCTTGGCTAATACTTTGTTTCCTGATAGCGGAACAGTGATTAACCGGGCAAAGTCGGTTTCTCTTTTGAGTCTGGGCGTGGGGTTCAAGCCTGATCTGACGGGGCATGAGAATATCTATCTTAACGGTCTTTTGCTGGGTCTTTCCCAGAAAGATCTCAAAGAGAGGATGACTGAGATTATCGCCTTCTCCGAACTTGGGGATTTTATCGGAAATCCCGTGCGTACTTATTCTTCAGGAATGCGGTCGAAGCTTGCCTTTTCCATTGCGGTAAATGTTGACCCTGATCTTTTGCTCATTGATGAATTATTTAGT
Coding sequences:
- the glf gene encoding UDP-galactopyranose mutase, producing MVLDSIDVVVIGAGAAGITAARQAAECGKRVLVIEKRSHIGGHCYDRLDENGIYIHQYGPHIFHTKNRRVWDFLSRFTEWHYYQHRVLGLIDGRLVPIPFNLHSLEALFPKSRQAGLERKLIDTFGFGSRVPIRTLKASDDDELKELSEFIYEKVFLHYTAKQWGVDPEAVDPSVSDRVPVVLSRDDRYFADPFQGIPRAGYTAMFSAMADHPSIHLLLQCDGRDLIRLEAGTIFLEGRPFSGEVIYTGPVDELFASCEGPLPYRSLDIRFEAMDVDRYQEAAVVNYPNNYDFTRITEFKQFQLSPPLGRSVVCREYPCGYEKGRNNPYYVIKNGDTEALFGRYKALADGYSNLHLLGRLAEYRYYDMDKVMESALGLVSSLFMR
- a CDS encoding ABC transporter ATP-binding protein, which encodes MSDKKKTILEVADVHLKYSFYRSQAMKEVILQRKRKEKKVFEALRGISFSLDSGMNLGVIGSNGSGKSTLLRVLANTLFPDSGTVINRAKSVSLLSLGVGFKPDLTGHENIYLNGLLLGLSQKDLKERMTEIIAFSELGDFIGNPVRTYSSGMRSKLAFSIAVNVDPDLLLIDELFSVGDERFKEKSRKKMESMILDDRTVVMVSHSMDMIRHYCQKVLWIEHGIVQKHGDPETVTEAYLKYMSTNNH
- a CDS encoding superoxide dismutase — translated: MSFITPDLPYAYDALEPYIDERTMRVHHDKHHAGYTAKLNNAVEGTVYAGKSIEELLAGLDALPENIRTGVRNNGGGHYNHSLFWKVMGPKGGGKPEGALAEKIDSSFGGFDVFISEFSAAAASRFGSGWAWLAVDPNGSLSVLSTANQDSPLTQGLVPILGLDVWEHAYYLKYQNRRPEYIESFFKVINWPKVAELYKAAI
- a CDS encoding ABC transporter permease — its product is MLRYIRQFFRDLKKYRHYTAYAVKSDLKAELSNTILGYFWWLLDPFLNMLVYTFLVQGIFRRATPAYPVYLFCALLPWKVATTTMGQSTRCIRANAGIIKQVYLPKFILPLVVVFTNSIKLAFGLLILGAMLWVYHIPLSWHVVEFIPAFLVFLLFYYSIGLIFTHIGVLFDDMSHLVGYLVMFWYFASPGIWSLDQLPAKVGKLIWYNPNTAFFMSFRNTLMYGASPYYKYLGLWAVVSILLMLIGIPLLYRSDKNYSKVI